A part of Uloborus diversus isolate 005 chromosome 6, Udiv.v.3.1, whole genome shotgun sequence genomic DNA contains:
- the LOC129224689 gene encoding venom peptide isomerase heavy chain-like, with protein MKLFLLVGILCILELVNAIPLTVENCGKSFLYPDASDRIVGGGFAQPGMYPWMASLHIKYAYWAFDCGASVLNEHWVITAAHCFDGGRSPEKYKIHAGIHKLSESYHATVQEYRVSDIYVHPGYQKGVSLSNDIALVRTLKKIDIAGSGGYINGICLPQNSRDPTGQATATGWGFEWHNGEMTDILKYVRLPLVDRKTCNNAYDQNPYDAYDAILPNMICAGEENKDTCSSDSGGPLFQRDQNGISTLIGITSFGAECGSKTHPGVYTKVGYYLDWIKKIIQTRDP; from the exons ctATACCGCTAACGGTCGAAAATTGTGGCAAAAGCTTTCTGTACCCAGATGCTTCCGATCGTATTGTCGGAGGAGGTTTTGCACAACCTGGAATGTATCCTTGGATG GCATCTTTGCACATTAAATACGCCTATTGGGCCTTTGATTGTGGAGCCAGCGTTCTAAACGAGCATTGGGTGATAACAGCAGCACATTGCTTCGATGG CGGTAGATCGCCTGAGAAGTACAAAATTCATGCTGGTATTCACAAATTGTCTGAAAGTTACCATGCAACGGTACAGGAATACAGG GTATCTGATATTTATGTTCACCCTGGGTATCAGAAAGGAGTTTCTCTTTCAAATGACATCGCTCTGGTTCGAACTTTGAAAAAGATCGATATTGCCGGCTCGGGAGGGTACATCAATGGAATATGCTTGCCTCAAAACAGCAGAGATCCAACAGGACAGGCCACTGCTACAGGCTGGGGTTTTGAATGGCACA ACGGTGAAATGACtgacattttgaaatatgtaagGCTTCCTTTAGTGGATCGGAAAACCTGCAACAACGCCTACGACCAAAATCCTTATGACGCATATGATGCCATTTTGCCAAATATGATTTGTGCTGGAGAAGAAAATAAAGACACCTGTTCG AGTGATTCGGGTGGTCCGTTATTCCAAAGAGACCAAAATGGCATCTCAACCTTGATTGGCATTACATCTTTTGGAGCGGAGTGTGGAAGCAAGACTCACCCCGGAGTCTACACAAAAGTGGGCTATTACCTCGATTGGATCAAAAAGATTATCCAGACAAGAGATCCGTGA